A portion of the Camelus bactrianus isolate YW-2024 breed Bactrian camel chromosome 25, ASM4877302v1, whole genome shotgun sequence genome contains these proteins:
- the GSDMD gene encoding gasdermin-D isoform X5 encodes MASAFERVVKSVVQELDHSQELTPVNSLWSSAGFQPYCLLGRRPSSSWFWRPRYKCVSLSLRDILEPDAPEPAVEQDGPFHFHETMDGQLKGSVKLAVPGQGKISGKAAGSSSSSASVNVCMLRVAPSTWEAMRRERRLRKPEHKILQQLRHRGDDVFVVTEVLQMQKEVEITQTHKQEGSGQFALPGAICLQTSSSSRTRSRGPSAGHCRQAARVQAASQSRPSASPTNASSCQTGSWRTSWRPLRTSRACSWRWGSGPQVWRACPRSHVGSCWGAWGRCCRMSTPWKPWRSCWSGASAAGRWSLRTVQWAPSSSAWCSPPDSWKRNLPAPSPTCWELWLVRSLLEQSSPWQERRAVSLPPELLGSSWGAEAPSWVLLEECGLAPQAGDPQVCWEPEARCCTSALYACLALLSKLSPPC; translated from the exons ATGGCATCCGCCTTTGAGAGGGTGGTCAAGAGCGTGGTCCAGGAGCTGGACCACAGTCAGGAGCTAACCCCAGTGAACAGCCTGTGGAGCTCCGCCGGCTTTCAGCCCTACTGCCTTTTGGGCAGGAGGCCCTCGAGTTCATGGTTCTGGAGACCGCGCTACAAATGTGTCAGCTTGTCCCTCAGGGACATCCTGGAGCCTGATGCCCCGGAGCCAG CTGTGGAGCAGGACGGCCCCTTCCACTTCCACGAGACTATGGACGGGCAGCTGAAGGGCAGTGTGAAGCTAGCGGTCCCAGGACAGGGGAAGATCTCAGGCAAGGCCGCGGGGTCCAGCAGCTCCAGTGCCTCAGTGAATGTGTGCATGCTGCGAGTGGCCCCCAGCACCTGGGAAGCCATGCGCCGAGAGAG GCGCCTGCGGAAGCCCGAGCACAAAATCCTGCAGCAGCTGCGGCACCGTGGGGATGACGTGTTCGTGGTGACCGAGGTGCTGCAGATGCAGAAGGAGGTGGAGATCACCCAGACCCACAAGCAGGAGGGCTCGGGCCAGTTTGCACTGCCTGGAGCCATCTGTTTGCAG ACATCCTCCTCTTCCCGAACAAGAAGCAGAGGACCTTCAGCGGGCCACTGCAGGCAG GCCGCACGGGTCCAGGCAGCCAGCCAGAGCCGTCCCTCCGCATCTCCGACCAACGCAAGTTCCTGTCAG ACGGGCTCATGGAGGACCAGTTGGAGACCACTGAGGACTTCCAGGGCCTGCAGTTGGAGGTGGGGGTCTGGGCCGCAGGTCTGGAGGGCTTGTCCGAGGAGCCATGTGGGCAGCTGCTggggggcctggggcaggtgcTGCAGGATGAGCACGCCCTGGAAGCCCTGGAGGAGCTG CTGGAGCGGGGCCTCTGCGGCGGGCAGGTGGAGCCTCAGGACGGTCCAGTGGGCGCCATCCTCGAGTGCCTGGTGCTCCCCTCCAGACAGCTGGAAGAGGAACTTGCCGGCCCCGTCTCCTACCTGCTGGGAGCTCTGGCTG GTGCGGAGCCTTTTGGAGCAGAGTTCCCCGTGGCAGGAGCGCAGGGCTGTGTCCCTGCCACCCGAGCTCCTGGGGAGCAGCTGGGGCGCAGAGGCACCCTCCTGGGTCCTGCTAGAGGAGTGCGGCCTAGCGCCACAGGCAGGCGACCCCCAGGTGTGCTGGGAGCCGGAAGCCCGATGCTGCACATCTGCACTGTACGCCTGCCTCGCCCTGCTGTCGAAGCTGAGCCCGCCCTGCTAG
- the GSDMD gene encoding gasdermin-D isoform X8 gives MGPQLWSRSSCGAGRPLPLPRDYGRAAEGQCEASGPRTGEDLRQGRGVQQLQCLSECVHAASGPQHLGSHAPREAPAEARAQNPADAEGGGDHPDPQAGGLGPVCTAWSHLFADILLFPNKKQRTFSGPLQAGRTGPGSQPEPSLRISDQRKFLSDGLMEDQLETTEDFQGLQLEVGVWAAGLEGLSEEPCGQLLGGLGQVLQDEHALEALEELLERGLCGGQVEPQDGPVGAILECLVLPSRQLEEELAGPVSYLLGALAVLSETQHVLLAEVLEMGALSEVFRLVRGPGLKGRAGLDAWSPHLPPPILSCQVRSLLEQSSPWQERRAVSLPPELLGSSWGAEAPSWVLLEECGLAPQAGDPQVCWEPEARCCTSALYACLALLSKLSPPC, from the exons ATGGGGCCTCAGCTCTGGTCTCGCTCTAGCTGTGGAGCAGGACGGCCCCTTCCACTTCCACGAGACTATGGACGGGCAGCTGAAGGGCAGTGTGAAGCTAGCGGTCCCAGGACAGGGGAAGATCTCAGGCAAGGCCGCGGGGTCCAGCAGCTCCAGTGCCTCAGTGAATGTGTGCATGCTGCGAGTGGCCCCCAGCACCTGGGAAGCCATGCGCCGAGAGAG GCGCCTGCGGAAGCCCGAGCACAAAATC CTGCAGATGCAGAAGGAGGTGGAGATCACCCAGACCCACAAGCAGGAGGGCTCGGGCCAGTTTGCACTGCCTGGAGCCATCTGTTTGCAG ACATCCTCCTCTTCCCGAACAAGAAGCAGAGGACCTTCAGCGGGCCACTGCAGGCAG GCCGCACGGGTCCAGGCAGCCAGCCAGAGCCGTCCCTCCGCATCTCCGACCAACGCAAGTTCCTGTCAG ACGGGCTCATGGAGGACCAGTTGGAGACCACTGAGGACTTCCAGGGCCTGCAGTTGGAGGTGGGGGTCTGGGCCGCAGGTCTGGAGGGCTTGTCCGAGGAGCCATGTGGGCAGCTGCTggggggcctggggcaggtgcTGCAGGATGAGCACGCCCTGGAAGCCCTGGAGGAGCTG CTGGAGCGGGGCCTCTGCGGCGGGCAGGTGGAGCCTCAGGACGGTCCAGTGGGCGCCATCCTCGAGTGCCTGGTGCTCCCCTCCAGACAGCTGGAAGAGGAACTTGCCGGCCCCGTCTCCTACCTGCTGGGAGCTCTGGCTG TGCTGAGTGAAACCCAGCATGTGCTTCTGGCTGAGGTGCTGGAGATGGGGGCCCTGTCTGAGGTGTTCAGGCTGGTGAGAGGGCCTGGGTTGAAGGGAAGGGCTGGGCTAGATGCCTGGAGCCCCCACTTACCACCTCCTATCCTGTCCTGCCAGGTGCGGAGCCTTTTGGAGCAGAGTTCCCCGTGGCAGGAGCGCAGGGCTGTGTCCCTGCCACCCGAGCTCCTGGGGAGCAGCTGGGGCGCAGAGGCACCCTCCTGGGTCCTGCTAGAGGAGTGCGGCCTAGCGCCACAGGCAGGCGACCCCCAGGTGTGCTGGGAGCCGGAAGCCCGATGCTGCACATCTGCACTGTACGCCTGCCTCGCCCTGCTGTCGAAGCTGAGCCCGCCCTGCTAG